A stretch of Streptomyces vietnamensis DNA encodes these proteins:
- a CDS encoding HelD family protein, translating into MSVSVSAVDAPDDPLARERAHLTSSRAALRAMREDVEALDIKDVTANWVNSLVLGRQIEDRIKALADLADTPLFFGRLDYLHTTQEGQRFYIGRRHAHDADGDPMVIDWRAPVSQPYYQASKKDPQDVGLRRRFGYTGGDLTAYEDEHLSDPAELEHTSRLLQAEIERPRVGPMRDIVATIQPEQDGIVRSDLSGTVCVQGGPGTGKTAVGLHRVAYLLYAHRERLARTGTLVIGPNRSFLHYIEQVLPALGELEVQQATVDDLVAHVEVRGTDEAATAVVKGDARMAEVLRRAVRSHVTLPTESLMVVRGSRRWRVPAYELEEMVRELLDRDIRYGAAREALPQRIAHAVLVRMEEAGEAPDDRVQNAVARNTAVKAVVKECWPLVDPAKLVLRLLSDAEFLAEHAEGLLTEDEQKLLLWAKPARSVKSAKWSAADAVLIDEAKDLVERTHSLGHVVLDEAQDLSPMQYRAVGRRCTTGSATVLGDLAQGTTPWATESWAQALGHLGKPEAVVEELTAGFRVPREVIAYASRLLPHMSPGLAAVESVRENPGSLEVRPSESLDEDVVAACVEALTHEGSIGLIAADARIAPLAEALTAAGLAYLSPGEETTAESRLTLVPASLAKGLEYDYVVLDEPAAVVDGEPDERTGLRRLYVALTRAVSGLTVVHSAPVPSQLGAL; encoded by the coding sequence GTGTCCGTGTCCGTATCCGCCGTCGACGCACCCGACGACCCGCTCGCGCGCGAGCGGGCCCATCTGACCTCGTCCCGCGCCGCGCTGCGCGCGATGCGCGAGGACGTCGAGGCGCTCGACATCAAGGACGTCACCGCGAACTGGGTCAACTCCCTGGTCCTCGGGCGGCAGATCGAGGACCGGATCAAGGCGCTCGCCGACCTGGCCGACACCCCCCTCTTCTTCGGGCGGCTCGACTACCTGCACACCACGCAGGAGGGGCAGCGCTTCTACATCGGGCGGCGGCACGCGCACGACGCCGACGGCGATCCGATGGTGATCGACTGGCGTGCGCCGGTCTCGCAGCCGTACTACCAGGCGTCGAAGAAGGACCCGCAGGACGTCGGGCTGCGGCGCCGCTTCGGGTACACGGGCGGCGACCTCACCGCGTACGAGGACGAGCACCTCTCCGACCCGGCCGAGCTTGAGCACACCAGCCGGCTGCTCCAGGCCGAGATCGAGCGGCCCCGCGTCGGTCCCATGCGGGACATCGTCGCCACCATCCAGCCCGAGCAGGACGGAATCGTCCGCTCCGACCTGTCGGGGACGGTGTGCGTGCAGGGAGGCCCGGGGACCGGAAAGACGGCCGTCGGTCTGCACCGTGTCGCCTACCTGCTGTACGCGCACCGCGAGCGGCTCGCCCGCACCGGCACCCTGGTCATCGGGCCGAACCGTTCCTTCCTCCACTACATCGAGCAGGTGCTCCCCGCGCTCGGCGAGTTGGAGGTGCAGCAGGCGACCGTCGACGACCTCGTCGCGCACGTCGAGGTGCGGGGCACGGACGAGGCGGCGACGGCGGTCGTGAAGGGCGACGCCCGGATGGCGGAGGTGCTGCGGCGGGCGGTCCGCTCGCACGTGACGCTGCCGACGGAGTCCCTGATGGTGGTGCGCGGGTCCCGGCGCTGGCGGGTCCCGGCGTACGAACTGGAGGAGATGGTGCGGGAGTTGCTCGACCGCGACATCCGGTACGGCGCCGCCCGCGAGGCCCTCCCGCAGCGCATCGCGCACGCGGTGCTCGTCCGCATGGAGGAGGCGGGCGAGGCGCCCGACGACCGGGTGCAGAACGCCGTCGCGCGGAACACGGCCGTGAAGGCCGTCGTGAAGGAGTGCTGGCCGCTCGTCGACCCCGCGAAGCTGGTGCTGCGACTCCTTTCCGACGCCGAGTTCCTCGCCGAGCACGCCGAGGGGCTGCTCACCGAGGACGAGCAGAAGCTGCTGCTCTGGGCGAAGCCCGCGCGGAGCGTGAAGTCGGCGAAGTGGTCGGCGGCGGACGCCGTCCTCATCGACGAGGCGAAGGACCTGGTGGAGCGGACGCACTCGCTCGGGCACGTGGTCCTCGACGAGGCGCAGGACCTGTCCCCCATGCAGTACCGGGCGGTGGGCCGCCGCTGCACGACCGGTTCGGCGACGGTCCTGGGCGACCTGGCGCAGGGCACGACGCCGTGGGCGACGGAGAGCTGGGCGCAGGCGCTCGGGCACCTGGGGAAGCCGGAGGCGGTGGTGGAGGAGCTGACCGCCGGTTTCCGCGTGCCGCGCGAGGTCATCGCGTACGCCTCGCGGCTGCTTCCGCACATGTCGCCGGGGCTCGCGGCGGTGGAGTCGGTACGAGAGAACCCGGGGTCGCTTGAGGTGCGTCCCAGCGAGTCCCTCGACGAGGACGTCGTCGCCGCCTGCGTCGAGGCGCTCACGCACGAGGGCTCCATCGGTCTGATCGCCGCCGACGCGCGGATCGCGCCGCTCGCGGAGGCGCTGACGGCGGCCGGGCTCGCGTACCTCTCCCCCGGCGAGGAGACGACGGCCGAGTCGCGCCTCACCCTCGTCCCGGCCTCGCTCGCGAAGGGTCTGGAGTACGACTACGTGGTCCTGGACGAGCCGGCGGCCGTCGTCGACGGCGAACCCGACGAGCGGACGGGCCTGCGACGCCTCTACGTGGCGCTGACCCGTGCGGTGTCCGGCCTGACGGTCGTTCACTCGGCGCCGGTGCCGTCCCAGTTGGGGGCGCTGTGA
- a CDS encoding DNA repair helicase XPB — protein sequence MNGPLIVQSDKTLLLEVDHELAEACRRAIAPFAELERAPEHIHTYRVTPLGLWNARAAGHDAEQVVDALVEYSRYPVPHALLVDIAETMARYGRLTLSKHPTHGLVLTTTDRPVLEEILRSKKVQPLVGQRIDPDTVVVHPSERGQIKQTLLKLGWPAEDLAGYVDGEAHRIDLAEDGWSLRPYQKQAVDGFWHGGSGVVVLPCGAGKTLVGAGAMAQAKATTLILVTNTVSARQWKHELVKRTSLTEDEIGEYSGTRKEIRPVTIATYQVLTTKRKGIYPHLELFDSRDWGLIVYDEVHLLPAPVFKFTADLQARRRLGLTATLVREDGRESDVFSLIGPKRFDAPWKEIEAQGYIAPADCVEVRVNLTDSERLAYATAEAEEKYRFCATTATKRKVTEALVKKFEGQQILVIGQYIDQLDELGEHLDAPVIKGETSNAQREKLFDAFRNGEINVLVVSKVANFSIDLPEATVAIQVSGTFGSRQEEAQRLGRVLRPKADGHQAHFYSVVARDTIDQDFAAHRQRFLAEQGYAYRIVDADELLAP from the coding sequence GTGAATGGGCCACTCATCGTCCAGAGCGACAAGACGCTGCTCCTGGAGGTCGACCACGAGCTCGCCGAGGCCTGCCGGCGGGCCATCGCGCCGTTCGCGGAGCTGGAGCGGGCGCCGGAGCACATCCACACGTACCGGGTGACGCCGCTGGGGCTGTGGAACGCGCGGGCCGCCGGGCACGACGCCGAGCAGGTCGTCGACGCGCTCGTCGAGTACTCGCGGTATCCCGTGCCGCACGCGCTGCTCGTCGACATCGCCGAGACCATGGCCCGGTACGGCCGGCTCACGCTCTCCAAGCACCCCACGCACGGGCTCGTGCTCACCACGACCGACCGGCCGGTCCTCGAGGAGATCCTGCGGTCGAAGAAGGTGCAGCCGCTGGTCGGGCAGCGGATCGACCCGGACACCGTCGTCGTGCACCCCTCCGAGCGCGGGCAGATCAAGCAGACTCTCCTCAAGCTGGGCTGGCCGGCCGAGGACCTCGCCGGGTACGTGGACGGCGAGGCGCACCGGATCGACCTCGCCGAGGACGGTTGGTCGCTGCGCCCGTACCAGAAGCAGGCCGTCGACGGCTTCTGGCACGGCGGCTCCGGTGTCGTCGTGCTGCCCTGTGGCGCGGGGAAGACGCTGGTCGGGGCCGGGGCGATGGCCCAGGCCAAGGCGACGACGCTGATCCTGGTGACGAACACCGTCTCCGCCCGGCAGTGGAAGCACGAGCTGGTGAAGCGGACCTCGCTGACCGAGGACGAGATCGGCGAGTACTCCGGTACGCGCAAGGAGATCCGGCCGGTCACCATCGCCACCTACCAGGTGCTGACGACGAAGCGGAAGGGGATCTATCCCCACCTGGAGCTCTTCGACTCCCGGGACTGGGGCCTCATCGTCTACGACGAGGTCCACCTGCTGCCGGCGCCCGTCTTCAAGTTCACCGCCGACCTGCAGGCCCGGCGGCGGCTCGGGCTGACCGCGACGCTCGTCCGGGAGGACGGGCGGGAGTCCGACGTCTTCTCGCTGATCGGGCCGAAGCGGTTCGACGCGCCGTGGAAGGAGATCGAGGCGCAGGGGTACATCGCGCCCGCCGACTGCGTCGAGGTGCGGGTGAACCTGACCGACTCCGAGCGGCTCGCGTACGCCACCGCCGAGGCCGAGGAGAAGTACCGGTTCTGCGCGACGACCGCGACGAAGCGGAAGGTGACCGAGGCCCTGGTGAAGAAGTTCGAGGGTCAGCAGATCCTCGTCATCGGGCAGTACATCGACCAGCTGGACGAGCTCGGCGAGCACCTGGACGCGCCGGTCATCAAGGGCGAGACGTCGAACGCGCAGCGGGAGAAGCTCTTCGACGCCTTCCGCAACGGCGAGATCAACGTGCTCGTGGTGTCGAAGGTCGCGAACTTCTCGATCGACCTGCCGGAGGCCACGGTCGCCATCCAGGTCTCGGGCACCTTCGGCTCCCGCCAGGAGGAGGCACAGCGCCTGGGCCGGGTCCTGCGCCCGAAGGCGGACGGCCACCAGGCGCACTTCTACTCGGTGGTCGCCCGGGACACGATCGACCAGGACTTCGCGGCGCACCGGCAGCGGTTCCTGGCGGAGCAGGGGTACGCGTACCGGATCGTGGACGCGGACGAGCTGCTGGCGCCGTAG
- a CDS encoding helicase C-terminal domain-containing protein, translating into MGIGELDREAHVPEVTGAGAAPRTLAEALRARGDEGLAALLRARPDLLSPVPNDLTQLATRAGTRGSVVRALERLDRFALQTAEALAVAPDPAPYPVLLALLTGDEGDPEIEAALPGAVALLREQALVWGEDDRLRLVRTARELLAPSAQHPSPTGLGPTVAEATAGMSPGRVQEIIVTAGLTATHDPVSAVAALTELFTDRTRMGALLDEASPEALAVLDRLVWGPPYGEVTANPAPPVQWLRDRGLLLPVSARTMVLPREVALHLRGGRAQRAPEPVAPVVEAARDYRPQVVDSAAAGQAYAALATVEELLKSWDQGGPQVLRAGGMSVRDLKRTAAALDVSEQLAAFWVELCFGAGLLASDGEADERYAPTPAYDDWLDLPPAERWARLVAPWLMSTRVAGLVGGADAKGRTLAALGPDLDRAAAPEVRHRVLELLATLPPGAAADPETVFARMRWERPLRGAGQAGPPRPPQPTTDAEETAAPAPDPHTDLRSRLARWTLAEAELLGLTGRGALAGPARALLNLPLAEAAAPADHGGRVELSVAAGRAATLLAPLLPEAVDHVLLQADLTAVAPGPLRRPLADALAVLADVESKGGATVYRFTPGSVRRALDSGRSASDLHDFLTAHSRTPVPQPLAYLIDDVARKHGHLRIGAASAYVRCDDDTVLGEILADRRSAALGLRRLAPTVLAAQADPASLLDGLRAMGYAPAAESAEGDVLITRADAYRTPARTAPVPVPDGPPAPDATLLGAAVKAIRAGDRAATAVRKEPAAPAATGGLPRTSAAETLATVQAAAMTGSAVWIGYVNAEGAASQRVIAPVRVEGGFVTGYDHTADEVRTYPLHRITGVAELADDQV; encoded by the coding sequence ATGGGGATCGGTGAGCTCGACCGGGAGGCGCACGTGCCCGAGGTAACTGGCGCCGGCGCGGCGCCCCGCACGCTCGCGGAGGCGCTGCGCGCGCGGGGCGACGAGGGGCTCGCCGCGCTGCTGCGCGCCCGGCCGGACCTGCTGAGTCCCGTACCGAACGATCTGACGCAGCTGGCGACCCGCGCCGGCACGCGCGGGTCGGTGGTGCGGGCCCTGGAGCGGCTCGACCGGTTCGCCCTCCAGACGGCCGAAGCCCTGGCCGTGGCCCCGGACCCCGCCCCGTACCCCGTGCTCCTCGCGCTGCTCACCGGCGACGAGGGCGATCCGGAGATCGAGGCGGCGCTGCCGGGCGCGGTGGCGCTGCTGCGCGAGCAGGCCCTGGTGTGGGGCGAGGACGACCGGCTGCGGCTCGTACGGACCGCGCGGGAGCTCCTCGCGCCCTCGGCGCAGCATCCTTCGCCGACGGGGCTCGGGCCGACGGTCGCGGAGGCGACGGCGGGCATGTCGCCGGGCCGGGTGCAGGAGATCATCGTGACGGCCGGTCTGACGGCGACGCACGATCCGGTGTCGGCGGTCGCGGCGCTCACGGAGCTGTTCACGGACCGGACGCGGATGGGCGCGCTCCTCGACGAGGCGTCGCCGGAGGCCCTCGCGGTCCTGGACCGGCTCGTGTGGGGTCCGCCGTACGGCGAGGTGACGGCGAATCCGGCGCCTCCGGTGCAGTGGCTGCGCGACCGGGGGCTGCTGCTTCCGGTGTCGGCGCGGACGATGGTGCTGCCGCGCGAGGTGGCGCTGCACCTGCGGGGCGGGCGGGCGCAGCGGGCGCCGGAGCCGGTGGCGCCGGTGGTGGAGGCGGCGCGCGACTACCGTCCCCAGGTGGTGGACAGCGCGGCGGCCGGGCAGGCGTACGCGGCGCTCGCGACGGTCGAGGAACTGCTCAAGTCCTGGGACCAGGGCGGGCCGCAGGTCCTGCGGGCGGGCGGCATGTCCGTACGGGACCTCAAGCGGACGGCGGCGGCCCTGGACGTGTCGGAGCAGCTCGCCGCGTTCTGGGTCGAGCTGTGCTTCGGGGCGGGGCTGCTCGCCTCGGACGGCGAGGCGGACGAGCGGTACGCGCCGACGCCCGCGTACGACGACTGGCTCGACCTGCCGCCGGCCGAGCGCTGGGCGCGGCTCGTCGCGCCCTGGCTCATGTCGACCCGGGTGGCGGGCCTGGTGGGCGGTGCGGACGCGAAGGGCCGCACGCTGGCCGCGCTCGGCCCGGACCTGGACCGCGCGGCCGCGCCGGAGGTCCGGCACCGGGTGCTCGAACTCCTCGCGACCCTGCCGCCGGGCGCGGCGGCGGATCCGGAGACGGTGTTCGCCCGGATGCGGTGGGAGCGGCCGCTGCGGGGGGCGGGGCAGGCGGGCCCGCCGCGCCCGCCGCAGCCGACGACCGACGCGGAAGAGACCGCTGCCCCCGCCCCCGACCCCCACACCGACCTCCGCTCGCGCCTCGCCCGCTGGACGCTCGCCGAGGCCGAGCTGCTCGGGCTCACGGGCCGGGGCGCGCTCGCGGGCCCCGCCCGGGCTCTGCTCAACCTGCCGCTCGCGGAGGCCGCGGCCCCCGCCGACCACGGCGGCCGGGTCGAACTGTCGGTGGCCGCCGGGCGGGCGGCGACCCTGCTCGCGCCGCTGCTGCCCGAGGCCGTCGACCACGTCCTGCTGCAGGCCGACCTGACGGCCGTGGCGCCCGGGCCGCTGCGGCGGCCGCTCGCCGACGCGCTCGCGGTCCTGGCGGACGTGGAATCGAAGGGTGGCGCGACGGTCTACCGGTTCACGCCCGGTTCCGTACGGCGCGCGCTGGACTCGGGGCGGTCGGCGTCCGACCTGCACGACTTCCTGACCGCGCACTCCCGTACGCCGGTGCCGCAGCCGCTCGCGTACCTGATCGACGACGTGGCGAGGAAGCACGGCCACCTGCGGATCGGGGCGGCGTCCGCGTACGTGCGCTGCGACGACGACACCGTCCTCGGCGAGATCCTGGCCGACCGGCGCTCCGCCGCCCTGGGCCTGCGCCGCCTCGCGCCGACGGTGCTGGCCGCGCAGGCGGACCCGGCGTCGCTGCTCGACGGGCTGCGGGCGATGGGGTACGCCCCGGCGGCCGAGTCCGCCGAGGGCGACGTCCTGATCACCCGCGCCGACGCGTACCGCACCCCGGCCCGTACGGCCCCGGTGCCCGTCCCCGACGGCCCGCCGGCCCCCGACGCCACCCTCCTCGGCGCGGCGGTGAAGGCGATCCGGGCGGGCGACCGGGCGGCGACGGCGGTACGGAAGGAGCCTGCGGCCCCCGCGGCGACGGGCGGCCTCCCCCGCACCTCGGCCGCCGAGACCCTGGCGACGGTCCAGGCGGCGGCGATGACGGGCTCGGCGGTGTGGATCGGCTACGTCAACGCGGAGGGCGCGGCGAGCCAGCGCGTCATCGCCCCGGTCCGCGTCGAGGGCGGCTTCGTGACGGGCTACGACCACACGGCCGACGAGGTCCGCACGTACCCCCTGCACCGCATCACGGGCGTGGCGGAACTGGCGGACGACCAGGTCTAG
- a CDS encoding ABC transporter ATP-binding protein produces MTRLQARELTLAYEDRTVVEELDLAIPDGKVTVIVGPNACGKSTTLRALGRLLKPAGGAVLLDGESLAKLPTKRIARSIGLLPQTPVAPEAITVADLVSRGRQPHQAWWKQWSEEDERAVADAMSRTDVTALADRPVDALSGGQRQRVWIAMALAQETDLLLLDEPTTYLDISHQVEVLDLVRRLNRLRGRTVVLVLHDLNQAARYADHLVAMKAGRVIAEGAPADIVTAELVRDVFGLSSVVVPDPVTGSPLVVPGAPWHAETPTTN; encoded by the coding sequence GTGACCAGACTGCAGGCCCGTGAGCTGACGCTCGCCTACGAGGACCGCACCGTCGTCGAGGAGCTCGACCTCGCGATCCCCGACGGCAAGGTGACGGTGATCGTCGGCCCGAACGCGTGCGGGAAGTCCACGACGCTGCGGGCGCTGGGGCGGTTGCTGAAGCCGGCGGGCGGCGCGGTCCTCCTCGACGGGGAGTCGCTCGCGAAACTGCCGACCAAGCGGATCGCCCGCTCGATCGGGCTGCTGCCACAGACGCCCGTCGCGCCCGAGGCCATCACCGTCGCCGACCTGGTGTCCCGGGGCCGGCAGCCGCACCAGGCCTGGTGGAAGCAGTGGTCGGAGGAGGACGAGCGGGCCGTCGCCGACGCCATGTCCCGTACGGACGTGACCGCCCTCGCCGACCGGCCCGTCGACGCGCTGTCGGGCGGGCAGCGGCAGCGGGTGTGGATCGCGATGGCCCTCGCGCAGGAGACGGACCTGCTGCTCCTCGACGAGCCCACCACCTACCTGGACATCTCCCACCAGGTGGAGGTCCTCGACCTGGTCCGCCGCCTCAACCGGCTCCGCGGCCGGACCGTCGTCCTCGTCCTCCACGACCTGAACCAGGCCGCGCGGTACGCCGACCACCTCGTCGCCATGAAGGCGGGGCGGGTGATCGCGGAGGGCGCGCCGGCGGACATCGTGACGGCGGAGCTCGTACGGGACGTCTTCGGGCTGTCGTCGGTGGTGGTCCCGGACCCGGTGACGGGGTCGCCGCTGGTGGTGCCGGGGGCGCCGTGGCATGCGGAGACCCCGACCACGAACTGA
- a CDS encoding FecCD family ABC transporter permease: MSVVHLRPAGYGLVRAGRGSFLVHRRSALVAAALLLLLGAACLAYLCVGEKSVAPDEVVRILLGEPSPSAFVVTELREPRLVVALAVGAAFGIAGGLIQTVARNPLASPDIIGISQGAGAVTVAAMTFGLTSYTVLPYVSIAGGILAAALVYAFAWRGGLHATRFVLIGIGIAIALRSLITLFMTKGDYLVAQQAQIWMTGSLNGRGWDESAPIRWTLLLLLPAVLWAARAQRTVSLDDDTATALGARLGGVRLGLVAVGVVLASVATGVAGPVDFVALLAPQIARRMTRTAQIPLLCSALTGAVIVVVADLLGRRLFSPVELPVGVLTAAVGAPYLIWLIVRSRAAGGAS, from the coding sequence GTGAGCGTCGTGCATCTCCGGCCCGCCGGGTACGGGCTCGTGCGCGCCGGACGCGGGTCCTTCCTCGTCCACCGGCGCTCGGCCCTCGTCGCCGCGGCCCTCCTGCTGCTCCTGGGCGCGGCCTGCCTCGCGTACCTCTGCGTCGGCGAGAAGTCCGTCGCCCCGGACGAAGTCGTACGGATCCTCCTCGGCGAGCCCTCGCCGTCCGCGTTCGTCGTCACGGAGCTGCGCGAGCCGCGGCTCGTCGTCGCCCTCGCCGTCGGCGCCGCCTTCGGCATCGCGGGCGGCCTCATCCAGACCGTGGCCCGCAACCCGCTCGCCTCCCCCGACATCATCGGCATCAGCCAGGGCGCCGGGGCCGTCACCGTCGCCGCGATGACCTTCGGCCTCACCTCGTACACCGTCCTGCCGTACGTCTCCATCGCCGGCGGCATCCTCGCCGCCGCCCTCGTGTACGCCTTCGCCTGGCGCGGCGGGCTGCACGCGACCCGGTTCGTGCTCATCGGCATCGGCATCGCGATCGCGCTGCGGTCCCTCATCACGCTGTTCATGACGAAGGGCGACTACCTCGTCGCCCAACAGGCCCAGATCTGGATGACCGGCTCCCTCAACGGGCGCGGCTGGGACGAGTCCGCGCCGATCCGCTGGACGCTGCTCCTGCTGCTGCCCGCCGTGCTGTGGGCGGCCCGCGCCCAGCGGACCGTCTCCCTCGACGACGACACGGCGACCGCGCTCGGCGCGCGGCTGGGCGGGGTCCGGCTCGGACTCGTCGCGGTCGGCGTCGTCCTCGCGTCGGTGGCGACCGGCGTCGCCGGGCCGGTGGACTTCGTGGCGCTGCTCGCGCCGCAGATCGCCCGCCGCATGACCCGCACGGCGCAGATCCCGCTGCTCTGTTCCGCGCTCACCGGCGCGGTGATCGTGGTCGTCGCCGACCTGCTCGGCCGGCGTCTCTTCTCCCCCGTCGAACTGCCGGTGGGTGTCCTCACGGCGGCGGTCGGCGCCCCGTACCTGATCTGGCTCATCGTCCGGAGCCGAGCCGCTGGAGGTGCTTCGTGA
- a CDS encoding FecCD family ABC transporter permease yields MPAAFRTRRVLATSAALVALLLAVLLSLAVGARPIAPSTVLDALLHGATGDDAEVVRQLRVPRTLIGLMVGAALALAGTALQGITRNPIADPGILGISQGSSVAVVLAIAFLGVHELSGYVWFAFAGAALASVAVYAIAAGGRGGATPVKLALGGAAINALLLSITTGVLTTRASALDEFRFWQIGSLDGRDTEIVGQIWPFLLLGTVLVLSVARGLDALALGEDVAKGLGQRVATVRIVGGLGATVLTGAAVAAAGPVAFVGLAVPHIARAVVGSDHRWVLPMAAIVGPVMLLVADVAGRIVFPPGEVPAGVMTALIGVPFLVTLVRRKAVPA; encoded by the coding sequence ATGCCAGCCGCTTTCCGTACCAGACGGGTCCTCGCGACCTCGGCGGCCCTCGTCGCCCTGCTCCTCGCCGTCCTCCTCAGCCTCGCCGTCGGCGCCCGCCCCATCGCGCCCTCCACCGTCCTCGACGCCCTGCTGCACGGCGCGACCGGCGACGACGCCGAGGTCGTCCGGCAACTCCGCGTCCCCCGGACCCTCATCGGGCTGATGGTCGGCGCCGCCCTCGCGCTCGCCGGCACCGCCCTCCAGGGCATCACCCGCAACCCGATCGCCGACCCCGGCATCCTCGGCATCAGCCAGGGCTCGTCGGTCGCCGTCGTCCTCGCCATCGCCTTCCTCGGCGTGCACGAGCTCAGCGGGTACGTGTGGTTCGCCTTCGCCGGCGCCGCCCTCGCCTCCGTCGCCGTCTACGCGATCGCCGCCGGCGGGCGCGGTGGCGCCACGCCCGTGAAACTGGCGCTCGGCGGAGCCGCGATCAACGCCCTGCTGCTCTCGATCACCACCGGCGTCCTCACCACCCGGGCCTCGGCGCTCGACGAGTTCCGGTTCTGGCAGATCGGCTCCCTCGACGGGCGCGACACCGAGATCGTCGGCCAGATCTGGCCCTTCCTGCTGCTCGGCACCGTCCTCGTCCTCTCCGTGGCCCGCGGCCTCGACGCGCTCGCGCTCGGCGAGGACGTCGCCAAGGGGCTCGGGCAGCGCGTCGCGACCGTACGGATCGTGGGCGGGCTCGGCGCGACCGTCCTCACCGGCGCGGCCGTCGCCGCCGCCGGTCCCGTCGCCTTCGTCGGCCTCGCCGTCCCCCACATCGCGCGTGCGGTCGTCGGCTCCGACCACCGGTGGGTACTGCCGATGGCCGCGATCGTCGGGCCCGTGATGCTGCTCGTGGCCGATGTCGCCGGGCGGATCGTGTTCCCGCCGGGAGAGGTGCCGGCGGGCGTGATGACGGCGCTGATCGGCGTGCCGTTCCTGGTCACGCTCGTACGACGGAAGGCGGTGCCGGCGTGA
- a CDS encoding HAD family hydrolase, protein MTTTPPTPTPTPTPTTPPTLATPATPAIPPRPATPPTVGFDLDLTLLDTRPGIKAAFVAFSAETGVPIDADLVVSRLGPPLEQEMAHWFPAEHVTEMTARYRALYPSYAIEPTVPMPGARDAIEAVREAGGRTIVVTAKNGPHAELHLAHLGIEPDAVAGGLWAEGKAEALRAHGAGVYVGDHVGDVRGAATAGAYSVAVATGPCPAEELRAAGADVVLPDLTDFRAWWEGYLA, encoded by the coding sequence ATGACGACCACGCCGCCCACGCCCACGCCCACGCCCACGCCCACGACCCCGCCCACGCTCGCGACGCCGGCCACGCCCGCGATCCCGCCCAGGCCCGCGACCCCGCCCACCGTCGGTTTCGACCTCGACCTGACGCTCCTCGACACCCGCCCGGGCATCAAGGCGGCCTTCGTCGCCTTCTCCGCCGAGACGGGCGTCCCGATCGACGCCGACCTCGTCGTCAGCCGCCTCGGGCCGCCGCTCGAGCAGGAGATGGCGCACTGGTTCCCGGCGGAGCACGTCACGGAGATGACTGCCCGCTACCGGGCCCTCTACCCCTCGTACGCGATCGAGCCCACCGTCCCGATGCCCGGCGCCCGGGACGCGATCGAGGCCGTGCGCGAGGCGGGCGGCCGCACGATCGTCGTCACCGCGAAGAACGGCCCGCACGCCGAGCTGCACCTCGCCCACCTCGGCATCGAGCCCGACGCGGTCGCCGGCGGTCTGTGGGCCGAGGGCAAGGCGGAGGCCCTGCGCGCGCACGGCGCCGGGGTGTACGTCGGGGACCACGTCGGCGACGTCCGGGGCGCCGCCACCGCGGGCGCGTACTCGGTGGCCGTCGCGACCGGTCCCTGCCCCGCCGAGGAGCTCCGGGCGGCCGGCGCGGACGTGGTCCTGCCGGACCTGACGGACTTCCGCGCCTGGTGGGAGGGGTATCTGGCCTGA
- a CDS encoding cold-shock protein — MPTGKVKWFNSEKGFGFLSRDDGGDVFVHSSVLPAGVDALKPGQRVEFGVVAGQRGDQALSVTILEPTPSVAAAQRRKPDELASIVQDLTTLLENITPMLERGRYPEKAAGKKIAGLLRAVADQLDV, encoded by the coding sequence GTGCCTACCGGCAAGGTCAAATGGTTCAACAGCGAGAAGGGCTTCGGCTTTCTCTCCCGCGACGACGGCGGCGACGTCTTCGTCCACTCGTCGGTGCTCCCTGCCGGAGTCGACGCACTGAAGCCGGGGCAGCGGGTCGAGTTCGGGGTCGTCGCCGGTCAGCGTGGCGACCAGGCGCTGTCCGTCACGATCCTCGAGCCGACCCCGTCCGTCGCCGCGGCGCAGCGCCGTAAGCCCGACGAACTGGCGTCCATCGTGCAGGACCTGACGACGCTCCTGGAGAACATCACGCCGATGCTGGAGCGCGGCCGCTACCCGGAGAAGGCGGCGGGCAAGAAGATCGCCGGCCTGCTGCGGGCGGTCGCCGACCAGCTGGACGTGTAG